A window from Moritella yayanosii encodes these proteins:
- a CDS encoding class I SAM-dependent methyltransferase, with translation MAFYDKPAEISAFNAKFEAQKIAFAPVAFQVARCLLKFDILKAVDDAGKQGISLSALTDKLDTSEYGISVLLDMGLSMGLVWQQDDNFILDKVGYFLLNDDMALKNLDFTHHVCYQGLFDLDKAIETGTPAGLQVFGDWKTIYPGLSQLPEEAKRSWFEFDHYYSDHAFPEVLALLFEHKPKHILDVGGNTGKWSLACTKHDENVNVTIMDLPGQLNVALANAKAAGVGDRVHGHETDLLDESRTFFAGADTIWMSQFLDCFSKSEILSILKRAADVMTADSRLYILETFWDRQPYEAGAYCVNATSIYFTAMANGNSRMYHSKDMMRLIQEAGLYVDQDTDDLGLGHTLLACKKK, from the coding sequence ATGGCATTTTATGATAAACCGGCTGAAATATCAGCTTTTAATGCAAAATTTGAAGCGCAGAAAATCGCATTTGCACCAGTGGCGTTTCAAGTGGCGCGCTGTTTATTAAAATTTGATATTTTAAAAGCAGTTGATGACGCAGGTAAACAAGGCATCAGTTTATCAGCATTGACAGACAAGCTCGACACCAGTGAATACGGTATCAGTGTATTGCTTGATATGGGACTAAGCATGGGGCTAGTGTGGCAACAAGATGACAACTTTATTTTAGATAAAGTGGGTTACTTTTTGCTTAACGATGATATGGCATTAAAGAACCTCGATTTTACCCACCATGTTTGTTACCAAGGTCTGTTTGATTTAGATAAAGCCATTGAAACCGGTACGCCTGCAGGCCTGCAGGTATTTGGTGATTGGAAAACGATTTATCCGGGTTTAAGTCAATTACCGGAAGAAGCGAAAAGAAGTTGGTTTGAATTTGATCATTACTATTCAGACCACGCCTTTCCTGAGGTACTGGCATTATTGTTTGAACACAAGCCAAAACACATTTTAGATGTGGGTGGCAATACCGGTAAATGGTCATTAGCGTGTACCAAGCATGATGAAAACGTCAACGTGACTATTATGGATTTACCGGGACAGCTTAATGTGGCGTTGGCAAATGCGAAAGCGGCGGGTGTTGGCGATCGTGTTCACGGCCATGAAACCGATTTACTTGATGAAAGCCGTACCTTTTTTGCTGGTGCCGATACCATCTGGATGAGTCAGTTTTTAGATTGCTTTAGTAAAAGTGAAATTTTAAGCATTCTAAAGCGAGCTGCAGATGTCATGACTGCCGATAGCCGTTTATATATTTTAGAAACGTTCTGGGATAGACAGCCCTACGAAGCGGGTGCTTATTGTGTCAATGCCACGTCTATCTACTTTACTGCTATGGCCAATGGTAATAGTCGTATGTATCACTCTAAAGATATGATGCGTTTGATCCAAGAAGCGGGTTTGTATGTCGACCAAGATACCGATGATTTGGGTCTCGGCCATACGCTTCTCGCTTGTAAGAAAAAATAA
- a CDS encoding beta-ketoacyl synthase chain length factor, which translates to MKLHLESISAWSTSGAEKTNKPDGMQQKSSVWPTLAFVPAMQRRRLSPFAKIALYTAENALAALSETSESKTPEQSAQIDIVFSSRHGDLHKTSVLLTDLAAEQDISPTAFSTSVHNAVPGLYSIIKHNKQAINAISAGKDSFFYAFVDAYARLKSGRANKLLIVHVDRELPALYSQFQDEQQVDHAVAMVVTLIPTPATIANIDINFSAFSGAEKGAENGGKQGDQQDTAELNLPAALCFMNWFDTNLGLTPKIVPKSTLQYTSDRHIWTCDLISGTMDV; encoded by the coding sequence TTGAAGTTACATCTAGAAAGTATTAGCGCTTGGTCAACTTCCGGTGCTGAAAAAACTAATAAACCCGACGGCATGCAACAAAAATCATCAGTTTGGCCAACGTTAGCGTTTGTGCCAGCAATGCAACGTCGTCGCTTAAGCCCTTTCGCTAAGATTGCGCTGTATACGGCTGAAAATGCACTCGCTGCGCTGTCCGAAACATCAGAATCTAAAACACCAGAACAGTCTGCACAAATTGATATTGTATTCTCGAGTCGTCATGGTGATTTACATAAAACATCAGTATTACTGACTGATCTTGCCGCAGAGCAAGACATTTCACCCACCGCATTTAGTACTTCTGTCCATAATGCGGTGCCGGGTTTATACAGTATTATCAAGCACAACAAACAAGCAATTAACGCCATATCTGCGGGTAAAGATAGCTTCTTTTATGCGTTTGTTGATGCCTATGCGCGGTTAAAATCGGGTCGTGCGAATAAGCTACTTATCGTGCATGTCGACCGTGAACTGCCAGCATTGTATTCCCAGTTTCAAGATGAACAACAAGTGGATCACGCGGTTGCTATGGTGGTGACGCTAATACCTACGCCAGCAACAATTGCCAATATCGACATTAATTTTAGCGCCTTCTCGGGCGCTGAAAAAGGCGCTGAAAACGGCGGTAAGCAAGGCGATCAACAAGATACGGCTGAATTGAACTTGCCCGCAGCCTTGTGTTTTATGAACTGGTTTGATACCAACTTAGGTTTAACACCAAAAATAGTACCAAAATCAACGTTACAATATACGTCTGATCGCCATATTTGGACTTGTGATTTAATTTCCGGAACGATGGATGTTTAA
- a CDS encoding lysophospholipid acyltransferase family protein, giving the protein MFKALNYVYKALNYLWRLFATATCFSLFGVGGLILTMLVFPLQKLCIRGEQAQKRAARTTVHYSFRFFIAMMAFTRIFAFDLRDRAKLAQLQGQLVLANHPSLIDVVVLLSIIPNADCVVKAHLFSNPFIRGVIKNTGYISNADPEALLDACKSSLEQGNNLIIFPEGTRTVPGKEVVFQRGAANIALRCQASITTVLINVMPSTLTKAESWYQIPSEKAKFMLRLTRNVPSISTAAGTSMSKQVRHYCRELERYFKQELQLND; this is encoded by the coding sequence ATGTTTAAGGCGCTTAACTATGTTTATAAAGCGCTTAATTATCTTTGGCGTTTATTTGCTACGGCTACGTGCTTTAGCTTATTTGGTGTGGGTGGGTTGATACTGACGATGTTGGTATTTCCGCTTCAGAAATTGTGTATCCGCGGTGAGCAAGCGCAAAAACGTGCAGCACGTACAACCGTACATTATAGTTTCCGGTTTTTTATTGCCATGATGGCGTTTACGCGGATCTTCGCATTTGATCTGCGTGATAGAGCAAAGTTGGCTCAGTTGCAAGGTCAATTAGTGCTTGCTAATCACCCCTCGTTGATTGATGTGGTGGTGTTGCTTTCTATTATTCCCAATGCTGATTGCGTGGTTAAAGCACATTTATTTAGTAATCCCTTTATTCGTGGGGTGATAAAAAATACCGGTTATATCAGTAACGCTGACCCCGAAGCACTGCTCGATGCGTGTAAATCATCATTAGAGCAGGGTAACAATCTGATTATTTTCCCTGAAGGCACACGTACCGTACCAGGAAAAGAAGTAGTTTTTCAACGTGGCGCAGCCAATATAGCCTTACGTTGTCAGGCTTCAATTACCACTGTATTAATTAATGTCATGCCAAGTACATTAACAAAAGCAGAATCTTGGTATCAAATTCCAAGCGAAAAAGCTAAATTTATGCTGCGGTTAACACGCAATGTGCCGTCAATTTCAACTGCAGCAGGAACATCCATGAGTAAACAAGTTCGTCATTATTGCCGTGAACTTGAACGTTATTTTAAACAGGAACTACAGCTTAATGACTGA
- a CDS encoding phosphopantetheine-binding protein, whose translation MTELKTELKQLIIAELDLEDIEVEDINDADALFVEGLGLDSIDALELGLILKKHYNIKIDANSEEIKHHFSSINALSAFITQTRAVA comes from the coding sequence ATGACTGAATTAAAAACTGAGCTAAAGCAGCTTATTATTGCGGAACTAGACCTTGAAGATATTGAAGTTGAAGATATTAACGATGCGGATGCATTGTTTGTTGAAGGCTTAGGTTTAGATAGCATCGATGCACTGGAATTAGGTCTGATCCTAAAGAAACATTACAACATCAAAATCGATGCAAACTCGGAAGAGATTAAACACCATTTTTCATCGATTAATGCATTAAGTGCATTCATTACTCAGACTCGCGCTGTGGCTTAA
- a CDS encoding acyl carrier protein, which yields MQSREQIYQTLADILIEEFEIEADDISLEANLYTDLDLDSIDAIDLVIKLRDITNEKIEPEVFKLVRTVEDVVNEIEKLTLAK from the coding sequence ATGCAATCAAGAGAACAGATCTACCAAACACTAGCCGATATCTTAATTGAAGAATTTGAGATTGAAGCCGATGATATTAGCCTCGAAGCTAATTTATATACTGACTTAGATTTAGACAGTATTGATGCCATTGATTTAGTGATTAAATTACGCGACATAACTAACGAAAAAATTGAACCTGAAGTGTTTAAATTAGTACGTACAGTCGAAGACGTTGTTAACGAAATCGAAAAACTAACGTTAGCGAAATAA
- a CDS encoding COG4648 family protein: MLKKTLTVLLGLCLLLYPFAVYLGLNYVSPFWLALGLLALLLSRLVMLRGVLNKMPWLLPATTLGGLAIVTSLFTDSDIGFKLYPLMVNFAMLAVFAYSYFKPPTVIETFARLQDPNLPEHAVGYTRKVTLVWCGFFIINASISLYTALYCSFKVWTIYNGFIAYILIGSLCAVEFVVRLFVQRQHAKNNADNSDNPSIETANKEA, encoded by the coding sequence ATGTTGAAAAAAACGCTGACTGTGCTGTTGGGATTATGCTTATTGCTCTATCCCTTTGCTGTCTATTTAGGACTAAATTATGTTAGTCCTTTTTGGCTTGCCCTGGGTTTGTTAGCCTTGTTATTGTCGCGTTTAGTGATGTTACGTGGTGTCTTAAACAAAATGCCGTGGTTATTACCTGCAACCACACTGGGCGGCTTAGCGATAGTTACCTCGTTATTCACGGATTCTGATATTGGTTTTAAACTATATCCGCTGATGGTCAACTTTGCCATGCTGGCGGTATTTGCCTATTCATACTTTAAACCGCCCACTGTTATTGAAACGTTTGCGCGATTACAAGATCCGAACTTACCTGAACATGCGGTGGGTTACACACGTAAAGTTACCTTGGTGTGGTGTGGTTTCTTCATTATTAACGCCAGTATTTCATTGTACACGGCGTTATATTGCTCATTTAAAGTGTGGACTATTTATAACGGTTTCATTGCCTATATTCTGATTGGCAGTCTATGTGCGGTTGAATTTGTTGTGCGCCTATTTGTGCAGCGTCAACACGCTAAAAATAATGCCGATAACAGTGACAACCCAAGCATTGAAACTGCGAACAAGGAAGCTTAA
- a CDS encoding AMP-binding protein yields MTGLSLCQRDICFYLNKQAYSFEQFNADISQTRQVIRQTHADSVLLFHQSSYQFSVGFFALALESRHIVMPPNAQPQTLMHIASQCQATLGDINVGGLDAINTPLIDVPLINTTLINESSIAGHNVIATQIQPLQNRADLFTPLDCQITFYTSGSTGQHKPIVKRFSQLNCEVDVLINTFTARLDASQLLLSTVSHQHIYGLLFKLLLPLKSGLAIVNDTFEYPEHISQYLSKEFSKELTEELTEALGHELTDDNRQTALLISSPAHLKRLSLDNVLMVNKAQLQAVFSSGGPLPFEIAKTLFKQLSQAPIEVFGSTETGGIAWRQCQGSTPSAWQVFPNISYSVMAETAQLVLTSPYINEANYVTEDRVQRIDKQHFAMLGRADRTIKHEEKRINLDHMERCLQQHVLVNEVRVLVLDGVKKQVLATVIELTEAGQVLLNEQSKKSLNDSFKQHLLGEFERICLPKKWRYPAQMPFNSQGKLVIKELEKLFD; encoded by the coding sequence ATGACTGGTCTGTCGCTATGTCAGCGTGATATTTGCTTTTATCTTAACAAGCAAGCCTATAGTTTTGAGCAGTTTAATGCGGATATTAGCCAAACTAGACAGGTGATCCGCCAAACGCATGCCGACAGTGTGCTACTGTTTCACCAATCTAGCTATCAGTTTAGTGTTGGCTTTTTTGCCCTCGCACTAGAAAGTCGTCACATTGTTATGCCACCGAATGCACAGCCGCAAACGCTCATGCATATCGCGTCGCAATGTCAGGCTACGTTAGGTGATATTAATGTTGGAGGTCTCGATGCGATCAACACGCCATTAATCGATGTGCCTTTAATTAATACGACTTTAATCAACGAGAGTAGTATCGCTGGACATAATGTGATTGCTACTCAGATCCAGCCATTACAAAATAGAGCTGATCTGTTTACACCATTAGACTGTCAAATTACCTTTTACACTTCAGGTTCAACCGGACAACATAAACCGATTGTGAAGCGGTTTAGTCAGCTTAACTGCGAAGTTGATGTATTAATCAATACTTTTACTGCGCGGTTAGATGCCTCACAGTTGTTATTAAGCACTGTTTCTCATCAGCATATCTATGGGCTGTTATTTAAACTCTTGTTACCGTTAAAATCTGGCTTGGCCATTGTCAATGATACCTTTGAATACCCAGAACATATTAGTCAATATTTAAGTAAAGAGTTTAGTAAAGAGTTAACTGAAGAGTTAACTGAAGCGTTAGGTCATGAGTTAACGGATGATAACCGCCAAACTGCATTATTGATCTCAAGCCCTGCGCATCTAAAACGGCTGAGTTTAGACAATGTATTGATGGTTAACAAAGCCCAATTACAAGCTGTGTTTAGTTCGGGCGGCCCGTTACCGTTTGAAATTGCGAAAACGTTATTTAAGCAATTATCGCAAGCACCTATTGAAGTGTTTGGCAGTACCGAAACTGGCGGTATCGCTTGGCGACAGTGTCAAGGTAGCACCCCTAGTGCGTGGCAGGTTTTCCCTAATATTAGCTATAGCGTGATGGCTGAAACTGCGCAACTAGTGTTAACATCACCCTACATTAATGAAGCGAATTACGTGACTGAAGATCGCGTTCAGCGCATTGATAAGCAGCACTTTGCAATGTTAGGCCGCGCCGATCGCACGATTAAACACGAAGAAAAACGTATTAACCTTGACCATATGGAACGCTGTTTACAGCAACATGTACTGGTTAATGAAGTGCGTGTGCTCGTACTCGATGGCGTCAAAAAGCAAGTGTTAGCAACCGTGATTGAATTGACCGAAGCAGGGCAGGTATTACTGAACGAACAGAGTAAAAAGTCACTGAATGATAGCTTTAAACAGCATTTACTCGGTGAATTTGAACGTATCTGTTTACCTAAGAAATGGCGCTACCCAGCGCAAATGCCATTTAATTCTCAAGGTAAATTAGTGATTAAAGAATTGGAGAAATTGTTTGACTGA
- a CDS encoding ApeI family dehydratase has protein sequence MTELVKVDARILNKVLSDKSAVLTLHIPADLDYFKGHFDQAPILAGVVQLHWAVEYARQYLNMGVADVMDIKVLKFQEMILPGQDVVLTLTKKSTEKVLFSYQSSVQSRMANGDIKSYSSGRLIFAETAVHPVLEEITLTISEDNKAGEV, from the coding sequence TTGACTGAATTAGTAAAAGTGGATGCAAGGATCCTGAATAAAGTGCTAAGCGATAAAAGTGCTGTATTAACCTTGCATATCCCAGCAGACCTAGATTACTTTAAAGGTCATTTCGATCAAGCACCAATTTTAGCGGGTGTGGTGCAATTGCATTGGGCGGTAGAGTATGCCAGACAATATTTGAACATGGGCGTGGCTGATGTAATGGACATTAAAGTGCTTAAGTTCCAAGAAATGATCTTACCGGGTCAAGATGTGGTGCTGACGTTAACTAAAAAATCAACCGAGAAAGTGCTATTCAGTTATCAATCCAGTGTTCAATCAAGAATGGCAAACGGTGATATTAAATCCTATTCTTCTGGTCGACTTATTTTTGCTGAAACAGCCGTTCATCCTGTTTTAGAAGAAATAACGCTAACTATTTCAGAAGACAATAAAGCAGGTGAAGTGTGA